In the Neisseria sp. KEM232 genome, GCGGCGTGCGGCGGGTCGAGCCACGGGAGGTTGAGGCTGTTGAGGGCGGCGTGCCATTGCGGCAGTAAGGCTTCGAGGCCGTCTGAAAGCGGTTTGCCGGACGCATCCTGCTGCAAGAGCTGGACGATGGCGCCGCCTTGCGCGGCGGCGGCGAGGGCGGCGGTTTGGCGCAGGATGCCGCGGTCGGGCACGGTGTGGGCGCGGATGCCGATCAGCAGGCGGACGGGTTGGGCGGCGAGGCGTTCGCGCAAGGCGGCTGCGGCGTCGCGGCTGTCGGCGCAGCCCTGGTCGAGCCAGTCTTGGCCGAGGACGTTTTTGTACCAGCCTTTGTCGGGCCATTCGGTTTCGAGCATTACTGCCCATTTGGCCGCACCGTTGTCGGAGGTGATGTCGGGCAGGGGTGCGGGCGCGGGTTCGCCGCCGTTGTCGGCATCTGTTACGGCGCTCTGCCACTGGCGGATGATGTTTTGGTAATACGGTTTGTCGAGCGGCAGGGTTTCGGCGGCGCGGCGCAGGAGGAGGGTGCAGGCTGCCCAGGCGGCCAGGCGCGGCAGGATGCCGTAGCAGAGGATGCTGCCGATCAGCAGGCCTGCCCAGGCTCGGGCGTGGGCGGCGTTGCCGTTCAGACGGCCTTGCAGCACGGCGGCATCGTCGGGTACGGGGAAACCGAGTGCGGCGGGCAGTTTGGCGAGGGCGGCGACGGTCTGCACCAGCGCGCCGTTGTCGAGCAGGGTGCTTTCCCAGTTGAAGGTGTACTGGCGCACGGTGAGCAGCAGCAGGATGCAGACGAGCATGCCGGCGAGGGTGCAGAGCCAGAGGCTGTGCGAGGCGGCGCCGATGCGCCAGCGCACGGCGGGTTTGCGCCATTCGTCTGCGTAAAGCCGCAATACGGCCTGGTTGACGCTGTCGCGGCCGCGCAGCCAGGTGGAGGGGCTGGAAACGGGCAGCAGGGTTTTGACGCGCAGGAAGACGGTTGCGGCAAGCCAGACGGCGAGCATGACGGTGTTGGTGCCGAGCACGCCGGCAAGGATAAGGAAGAAGTTGAGGCCTTTTTCGTCCATCAGGACGAAGGTGGCGGAGAAGGCGGCGGAAAAGAGGGCGGTGGCGGTCACAACCCACAGCCAGAACACGCCTTGGCGGTTGCGTTGCAGGGCGTCGGCGAGGCGGCCGTCGCGGTCGGCCAGTTCGGCGCGGCGCAGCAGGCGCTCTTCCGTGCCGAGGCTGCTGTGGCGCAGGGATTCGGTAATCGGGGCGGGATCGGCGGCGAAGAGGTGGCCGCTTTCTTCGAGAAGGCGGACGAGTTCGGCAAGTTGGCGGCGGGAGTCGAGCAGCATGGCGGAATGTGAAGGCCGTTTCCGTTCTTGCCTGCGGGCGGCGGCACGGGAGCGGTGTGGGTGGAAGAGGCCGTCTGAAAGGGCGCGGCGGCGTTTTCAGACGGTCCGGGGCTGATTGTCAACAGCCCCCGGGGTTAGAGATAGAATTTTTCGAGGACGTTGAGCTGGTCGTCGAGTTTGTACACCAGCGGCTGTCCGGTGGGGATTTCGACGGACATGATGTCGTTGTCGCCGATGCCTTCGATGTGTTTGACGAGGGCGCGCAGGCTGTTGCCGTGGGCGGCGACGAGGACGCGTTTGCCGCTCAAAACGGCGGGAGCGATGCGGTCGTGCCACACGGGCAGGACGCGTTCGAGGGTGGTTTTGAGGTTTTCGCCGTCGGGGATGATGTCGGCGGGCAGGTGGGCGTAGCGCGGGTCTTTACGGGCGGAAAATTCGTCGTCGGCATCGAGCAGGGGCGGCAGGGTGTCGTAGCTTCTGCGCCAGATGCGCACTTGCTCGTCGCCGTATTGTTCGGCGGTTTGTTTTTTGTCGAGCCCCTGCAGGCGGCCGTAGTGGCGCTCGTTCAGCCGCCATGTTTTGATTTGCGGAACGTAGAGCTGGTCGGATTCTTCGAGGACGATGTTGCAGGTTTTGATGGCGCGGGTGAGGACGGAGGTGAAGGCGAGGTCGAAGCGGTAGCCCTGTTCTTTGAGTTTGCGTCCGGCGGCCTGCGCTTCGGCGACGCCCTGTTCGCTGAGGTTGACGTCGCGCCAGCCGGTGAAGAGGTTTTTGGCGTTCCATTGGCTTTGGCCGTGGCGGATGAAGACGAGTTCCATGGTTTGCTCCTTTGGGTTTTTGCGGTTTCCGGTTTGGGGAAGGCCGTCTGAAAGGGTTTTCAGACGGCCTGAATGGGGCACGCGGGTCGGACGGTAAGCCGGGTTCTGTCGCGGACAGTCATTCCTCTAGGCGCACCGTTGCCGATACGCTCCAGCAACCTACCCGAACGCTCGGCGGGCCGCGTCAATGCGTTCTGTTTGGTCTTGCTGCGGATGGGGTTTGGCCTGCTGCGCCCTGTTGCCAGGGGCACGGTGCGCTCTTACCGCACCTTTTCACCCTTGCCCGTGCCGCTTTTTCAAGCGGCCGTCGGCGGTTTTGCTTTCTGCTCCACTTTCCGTCGCGTTGCCGCGCCCGGCCGTTAGCCGGCATCCTGCCCTGTGCAGCCCGGACTTTCCTCCCCGTATGCCTTACGCGATACGCGGCGACTGTCTGTCCGACCCGTGTGCGGCGCGGATTATAGCGGAAAAGGAAAAAGGCCGTCTGAAAAGCTGCAAACGCGCTTTCAGACGGCCTTGGTGTCCGGCAAAACGGTTCGGGTGGCGCTAATCGGCGTTTTAACTTCGTTGAAGCGCTGCTTTCAGACGGCCTAACGGCTGCCGTGTACGGCCTGCCAGGCGGCGTTGAGGCGCTCGCCCGCCTGTTGCAGGGCGGCATCGTTGGCGGCCTTGCGCTGCTGCGCTTCGCCAAGCTGCTGCGTGTAGGCTTGGATGTCGGCTTCGGCGGAGGCTTTGCGCTGTTGGGCGGAGACGAGTTTCTGTTGCAGGCCGGAGAGGTTGGCGTCGACGGTGTTTTGTTCCGACAGCGCCTGACGGAAGGCGGCCTGGGCGCTGAGAAGTTCGTCGGCGGGCTCGGCCGACGCGGCGGCGCAGAGGGTGAGTGCGAGGACGGGAAGCAGGAGGCGGATGTTCATTTCATGTTCCTCGAAAATGCGGTTTACGGCGCGCAGACGATTTTGCGCTGTTCGTCGGTAAGCGAATTGGGCGGCACGGCCATCGGGCGGATGTCGATGGCGCTGTAGCTTTCGTCGGAGATGATTTTGCCTTTTTCGTCGTAAAGCGTGGACGCGGTGAGGCGGAAGGTTTTGTTGGTGCAGTGCATTTCCCAAGTGCTGATGGCGGTTTTGTAGGCGGGAACGTTGACAAAGCGCTCGTTTTTCATGTCGACGACGATTTTGCGGTCGCGGAAGGTGACGAGTGCGCCGTTGCGTTTGATGCTGTTTTTATCGACGGCCAGCATCAGGTTGCCGTTGCCCGCCTCGCCCATATTGTGCCAGTCGCCGCCGGCCTGCGGCACGTTGTTCATCGGGCAGCCTGCCAGAAAAAAAGCCGCCAGCGCGGGCAGTGCGGCAAGGCGGAGCGTGCGTTTTGCGTTCATTTGCTATCCTTTCAGACGGCCTTTACAATAACGCGCCCATTATAACGGAAAACGCTTTATGTCCAACCCGCGCGCGCTCGAGATTCTGAACGGTGTGTTCGGCTATCCGGCCTTTCGCGGCAGCCAGGCCGAAATCGTCGACACGCTCGCGGGCGGGCAGAGCCTGCTGGTGCTGATGCCCACGGGCGGCGGCAAATCGCTGTGCTACCAGATTCCCGCGCTGATGCGCGAGGGTGTCGCCATTGTTGTGTCGCCGCTGATTGCGCTGATGAACGACCAGGTCGCCAACCTGCGCGCGGCGGGCGTGCACTGCGCGGCGGTACACAGCGGCACGCCGCCCGACGACGTGCGGCAGATTGCCGAAGACATCGCCCAAGGCCGTCTGAAACTGCTTTATGTGTCGCCCGAACGCCTTGTTACCGAGCGTTTCCTGCGTTTTCTCGACCACACACCCGTCAGCCTGTTCGCCATCGACGAAGCCCACTGCGTCAGCCAGTGGGGACACGACTTCCGCCCCGAATACCGCCGCCTCGGCCTTCTGGCCGAACGCTTCCCCAATATTCCCCGTATCGCCCTCACCGCCACCGCCGACGCCGAAACCCGCGCCGACATCAAACACTATCTCAAACTCGAAAACGCCCGCGAATTCGTCGCCGGTTTCGACCGCCCGAACATCTACTACCAAGTCGTCGAAAAAAACGGCGGCAAAAAACAGCTCCTGCAATTCATCAAACAGCAGCCGCCCGGGCAAAGCGGCATCGTCTACTGCCTGAGCCGCAAAAAAGTCGACGACACCGCCGCCTTCCTCAACGAAAACGGCATCCCCGCCGCCGCCTACCACGCGGGCATGGGCATGGCGCAGCGCGAAGCCGCCCAACACCGCTTCACCCACGAAGACGGCCTCACCATCGTCGCCACCGTCGCCTTCGGCATGGGCATCGACAAACCCGACGTACGCTTCGTCGCCCACCTCGACATGCCGCAGAGCATCGAACACTTCTATCAGGAAAGCGGCCGCGCCGGACGCGACGGCCTGCCCGCGCAAAGCTGGCTGTGCTATGGCCTCAACGACTACGCCCTGCTGCGCGAGCGCATCCAAACCGGCACGGGCGACGACTTCCAAAAACAAATCGAGCTGCAAAAACTCGACGCCATGTTTGCCGTGTGCGAAACCGCCGCCTGCCGCCGCGCCGCCCTCCTGCGCCACTTCGGCGAAACCATTGAACCATGCGGCCACTGCGACAACTGCCTGCACCCGCCCGTGCGCTTCGACGCCACCGAAAACGTGCGCAAACTCCTCAGCTGCGTCTACCGCGCCGGACAACGCTTCTCCTCCGGCTACATCATCAACATCCTGCGCGGCAAAGCCGACCAATGGATACGCGACAACCGCCACGACACCCTCTCCACCTACGGCATCGGCGCCGATTTGTCCGACAAAGAATGGCGCGGCATCATCCGCCAGTGCATCGGCCTGTGCTACCTCGAAACCGACGCGCAAAACTACCACGCCCTGCGCCTCACCGAAGCCGCCGTGCCCGTGCTCAAAGGCAGCGAAACCGTCATGCTGCGCCCGCTCAAACGCGACAAAGCCGCCACCCGCAGCCCGCAGGACACCTGGCTGCGCACCGAGCGCGAAGAACGCCTGTGGCAGGCGCTGCGCCACTGGCGGCTCGAACGCGCCCGCGCCGAAGAAGTGCCCGCCTACGTCGTCTGCGGCGACAAAACCCTGCGCGATTTGGTGGAAAAACAACCGCAAAGCCGCGCCGCCCTGCACGACATCTACGGCCTGGGCGCGGCCAAAATCGACAAATACGGCGACGAAATCCTCGCCGTCACCGCCGCCGCGCAGGAGAACGGCAGGCCGTCTGAAACAAACTTTGCCGCCGAGCCGCCCGCCCTTTCAGACGGCCTTAACGACACAGACGGCAACCCCCGCGCCGCCGAACTGGCCGCCGCCCTGCGCCAATGGCGCCGGCGTCAGGCCGAAAGCGAAAACACCGCCCTGCACACCGTCTGCCCCGACGACAGCATAGACGACCTGTCGCGCAACCCGCCCGCCGAAACCATCGACCTCGCCGCCGTTTACGGCCTCGGCAAAGTGCGCACCGAACGCTACGGCGCCGACATCCTCGCCCTCTGCCGCCCCTTTTCAGACGGCCTCCCGCCCGAGGCCGAACGCCGCCGCAAGCTCGCCCGCCGCCTGACACAATGGTGCGCCGCCACTGCCGCCGCCGAAGGCGAGGAAGACTTCCGCATCCTCAGCAAAATCGCCCTGCGCGCCATCGCCGCCAAACAGCCGCAAACCCTAGACGACCTGGCCGCCATCCACGGCATGGGCGCAGAAAAAACCGCCCGCTACGGCAGCGAAATCCTGCAAATCTGCCGCGAAGAGGCCGTCTGAAACCCTTGTTTGAGGCCGTCTGAAACCGTTTCAGACGGCCTCCCGCCCGAAAGGACACCCATGACCGTTTTTCTGATTATCCTCGGCATCGCCGCCCTGATTGCCGGCCTGTTCGGCACGGTTTATCCCGCGCTGCCCGGCCTGATACTGATGTTTGCGGGCGCGTGGCTGCTCGGTTATGCCGACGGCTACCAAACGATAGGCGGCGGCACGATTACCGCCGTCGGCATCCTCGCCGCCATCGGCACGGCCACCGACTACGTCGCGGGCGTGCTCGGCGCCAAATTCACCGGCGCGAGCCGCGAAGCGCTGTGGGGCTCGTTTTTCGGCGGTATCGCCGGAGCTTTCTTCGGCATCCCCGGCCTGCTGCTCGGCCCGCTGCTCGGCGCGGCCGCAGGCGAATTCGCCGCCCGCCGCGAAGCTTTGCGCGCGGGAAAAGTCGGCCTCGGCGCCTTCGTCGGCTTTATTGTCGGCACGGCCGCCAAAATCGGCTGCGCCGCCGCCATCGTGCTGACACTGCTGGGCGTGTGGCTCTACGGCCTGTTTTGAGAACCTGTTTTATAGGCCGTTTGAAAAGACAAGAGGCCGTCTGAATCCCCGTTTTCAGACGGCCTTTCGGCTTTTCAGGATGATTTTGAGGCCGTTCCCGCTTGAGCAGGAATGACGTTTCTGAAATCTGTCGGGACAACAGCATTCCCTCCACTGCGCCCGCGCGGGGAAGGGCTAGGGTGGGGGCTTGCGCCGCTGCGGCAACTTTTGCGGGTAGCGGCGGAAAATGCAGTTCTACGAATCGCCACCTCTCCCCAACCCTCCCCCGCGCGGGCGCAGGGGAGGGAGCTTGGTGTGCTGCGGGATTTTTGGTTTCAGACGGCCTCCCGTTTGTCCCGTTCCGCCAATCTTCCGTGCCGCAACGGCAAAAGGCCGTCTGAATCTTTCAGACGGCCTTTTGTTTCGGCAGTGCGGCGGGTCAGCCGGGTTTGCCGTCGAGGCGGGGGCGCAGCAGCCAGGGGGTGTAGCGCCAGGCGTAGATGAGCAGGGATGCGGCAAAGAGGACGGCGGAGAGGCGCAGGCTGTGTTGGTAGCCGGTTTGGTTGACGTAGAGCATGACGGCGGCGAGGACGCGGACAAGCAGGGCGGCGAGCATCAGCAAGAAGGCCGTGGGCATGGGTTTGGGCGCGGGGTAGAGGTTGCGGCCGGTGTGGCCGAGGGCGGTGCGGGTCATCATGCTGACGGTGAGCATGCCGATGCCGCCGACGGCAACGAAGTGCACGCCCGCGCTCATCAGCTGCGGCTGCCATTGGCCGATGCCCATCACAATCAGTCCGAGGGCGGTGGCGGCGTAGCCTGCGTGCAGCGTCCACAACAGGGGCTCTTTGGCCGTGCCTTTCGCCCACCAGCGCACGGTCTGCACGAGGCCGAGGATGCCGCAGGCGATGCCGCAGAGGGCGGCGACGGGCAGGGCGGCGCGGGCGGTCATCAGTGCGGCCATCAGCATGGGCAGGGCGAGGGGGGCGACCAGTGCCCATTGCGGCGAGGCGGGCTGCGGGGTGTTGAGGCGGCGCGAGGTGAAGAAGGCGATGATGCGCGAGCCGATCAGGCCGATAAAGCCGGCGACCATGACGAGTCCGGCAAACAGGTTTTGCTGCAGGTTGGCACTGTTGCCCATGTATAGGGCGGTGTGGAAGGCGGCGACGGTGATGCCCATCAGAACGAGGGCGGCAACGGCGATGTAGTTGCGGCTGCTTTTGGCCGCGAAGACGGATTGTCCCATGTAGTAGGCGGCGAGCCAGTAGAAGGCGGTGCCGCAGAGGCCGGAGAGGAGGGCGGTTTGCGGGATGAAGGAGAAGAGGCGTGCCAGCAGCCAGCAGGAGACAAGCAGAATCAGCCTGCCGCCGCCGACGGGCGGCTGTTTTGTCCAGGTGGCGACGGCGGTGAGCAGGAATGCGACGACCACGCCGCCGGCGTAGCCCCAAATCATTTCGTGGGCGTGCCAGAAGAAGCCGGGCAGGGCGGAAGTGCCTTGGTAGCCGAAGCCCCAGAGGAGGACGGAGATGGCGCCGTAGATGGCGGTGAGGGAGTAGAGCGGGCGGAAGGCCATCGCCCAGACGGGGTGTTTGGAGAAGGTCATGGCGGTGTGTTTTCTTGTGGTTTGGTTTTTCGTGTTTGAGGCCGCCTGAAACGGGTTCAAACCGTTTTTTCAGACGGCCTTTTTGTCATTCTGCGGGCGGCAGCAGGGTTTCGACGGCGGGGAAGAGTTCGCGCTCTTCAAAACGGGCATGATCGCGCAGCAGGGTGGCGAATTTTACGTTCCAGGCGGGGTTGGTGTAGTCGGGGGAAACGTGCATTTCGCGCAATTCGGCGTGTTCGGCTTCGAAGCGGCCGCGCAGGTCGTCGCGGCCGAGTTTGTCCCACAGCGGGGCGAACATGGTTTCTTCGTGGACGAAGTGTTTTTCCAAGTCGATGTAGTGTTCGTTGATGTCGGCGGAATGGTCGGTTTCGGGATGGCGCAGGATGCGCGTGCACAGGGCGAGTGTGTGGTGGTGCTCGTGCGACAGGGGGATGAGGGCAGGGTGGCGTTTCATTGTTTTTGTCCTACGGCTGCGGGCGGTTTGTGTATAATGTTGCACATATTATGAAACTTTAACATTGCGCTGGCAACATGTACCTGACCCAACAAACCGACTACGCGCTGCGCGTTTTGGCCTACGCTGCAGTGAACAACGAAGACCTGGTCAACATCTCCTCCATCGCCGAAGTCTACGGCATCTCCAAAAGCCATCTGATGAAAGTCGTTACCGCCCTCGTAAAAGGCGGTTTTCTTGAAAGCGTGCGCGGCAAAGGCGGCGGCCTGCGGTTGCGGCGGCGCTCCGAGCTCATCCGCATCGGCGACGTTGTCCGCCATATGGAGCCGATGAAGCTGGTCGAATGCATGGGTGCGGGCAACCAGTGCCTGCTCACCTCCTGCTGCCTGCTCACCGCCGTGCTCAACGACGCGGGCAAAGCCTTTCTCGATCATCTCGACAAATTCACCCTCTCCGACCTCATCAACAAGCCCACCTTCGACATGCTCTACACGCCCAAAATCACCCTCGCCGCCGCAAGCGCCTGAGCACAGCGCCGCCGCCCCAAGGCCGTCTGAAAACGCCCCGCCGCTTTTTTTCAGACGGCCTGATTCTGTTAAACTGCGCCGCATTTCCCACAGCAAGGACAACCCGTGAACGCACCCGCAAAACTCGTTATCGCCAGCCGCGAAAGCGCCCTCGCCATGTGGCAGGCCGAACACATCAAAGGCCGTCTGAAAGCCCTCTATCCCGCCTGCGACATCACCATCCTCGGCATGACCACGCGCGGCGACCAAATCCTCGACCGCACCCTGTCCAAAGTCGGCGGCAAAGGGCTTTTCGTCAAAGAACTCGAACAAGCCCTGGCCGACGGCCGCGCCGACTTGGCCGTCCACTCGGTAAAAGACGTGCCCATGGAGCTGCCCGACGGCTTCGCGCTCGCCGCCATCGGCGAGCGCGCCAGCCCTTTCGACGCCCTCGTCTCCAACCGTTACAACAGCCTCGCCGAGCTGCCCGAAGGCGCCGTTGTCGGCACATCCAGCCTGCGCCGCGAAGCCCAGCTGCGTGCCAAATACCCCAAGCTACTTATCAAACCCCTGCGCGGCAACGTGCAGACCCGCCTCGCCAAACTCGACAACGGCGACTACGACGCCATCATCCTCGCCGCCGCCGGACTGCAACGTCTCGGCCTCGACGGCCGCATCCGCGAAATCCTCAGCCCCGCCGACAGCCTGCCCGCCGCAGGACAAGGCGCGCTCGGCATCGAAACCGCCGCGCACCGCACCGACCTTATCTCCGTCCTCGCCCCCCTTAACCATCCCGCCACCGCCGCCTGCGTTACCGCCGAACGCGCCCTGGCACGCGCCCTCGGCGGCAGCTGCCAAATCCCGCTGGCCGCCTACTGCACCGAAGACGACGGCACGCTCACCCTGCGCGGCCTTGTCGGCCACCCCGACGGCTCGGTTATCATCCGAGCTGCCGCCCAAGCCCCCGCCGCTTACGCCGACGCCCTCGGCCGCGCCGTCGCCAAACGCCTGGCCGAACAGGACGCCGAAGCCCTGATCGACGCCGTGCTGGCCGAACAGGCGCAAAAACAGGATTAAACGCCCGCCGAACCCAGCGCCGTCGCCCCGCAGAAACAGGTTTCAGAAACAGGTTCCCGTGTTTCAGACGGCCTCTTTCAGACGGCCTGATGCCCTCTCCCATCCAACCTCCATCCGCCATGAAAACCCTTCTGATCGTCCGCCCGCCCGAACAGGCCGCCGCCGACCTGCAAACCTGCGCCGCCGTGGGCTGGCGCGGCATCGTTGCCGCCCCCTTCCTGATCGAACCCGATGCCGCCGCCCTGCGTGCGCTGCCCGCGCGTTTTCAGACGGCCGCCGCCGTGTTCTGGGTCAGCCCCTCCGCCGTGGCCGCCGCCGCGCCGCATGTGGATTTTTCAGACGGCCGCATCGTGCAGATTGCCGTCGGCGAGGCCAGCCGCAAAGCCCTGCAAACTTATTGCCCGCACCCCGTGCTCGCCCCCGCCGACGGCAGAGACAGCGAAGCCGTGCTGCGGATGGGCGTGTGGGACACCCTGCCGCGCGGCGCAGAAATCCTGATTGTGCGCGGAAATGGCGGGCGCGAATGGCTCGCCGACGGGCTGCGGCGGCGCGGGTTTTCCGTGAGCGCCGCCGAAGTGTATTTCAGACGGCCTGCCGCGATAGATTGGCCTGCCGTGGCCGCCGCCCGGCCCGACGCGGCATGGGTTGCCTCGGGTGAAGCGGTGCGCGGCCTCTTCGCAGGCGTGCCGCCGCCGTTTAGGCAAATGCTGCAATCCTTGCTATACTTCACCCACCACAAACGCGTCGCCGAAGCCCTTTACGCGGCGGGCGCACAGCACATCGCAGTGATCGAATCGCTCGATGCCGACACCTTAAACCGATACACGGAGCAAACCGATGAGCGGACAAGAAACCGATAAAACCCCCGCCGGCAACGGCGCTCAGCCCGAAACCCCGAACACAGCGCTTTTAGACGGCCTAAACGAAAACAGGCCGTCTGAAAGCGCTTCTGCCGCTGCGGGTGCGCAAAACGCCCCTGCCCCCGTCGTTATCCGCCAAAGCGGCGGCCGCGGCCTGGCCGCAGGCGCGCTGGTGCTGGCGCTGCTGGCCGTCGGCGCCAGCGGCTTTTTGTTCGTGCAGGGACAAAACGTGCTGAAAATGCAGGAAATGGCCTTCGCGCAGAAAATCGACCAGGCCGCCGTCGGCGAGAGCGAAAACGCCAAAATCTTGCAGGAAAACAACCGCCGCCAGGCCGAGCTGGCCGCTGCGCTGATGCAGCTTTCAGACGGCCAGAGAGCCGACCGCGAGCGCATCGACAACACCTCCCGCGCCTATCAGGAGCTGCTGCGCAGCCGCGCCGACTGGCTGGTGGACGAAACCGAAGCCACGCTGAACATGGCTTCGCAGCAGCTTCTGCTCTCGGGCAACGTGCCGGTGGCGGTGGCCGTGTTGGAAAACATCGAAAGCCGCCTGAGCCGCTTCGACCAGGCCGACCTGCTGCCGATCAAACAGGCCGTCAGCAGCGATTTGGCGGCGCTGAAAAACCGCCCGTACCTCGACGTTTCGGGCACCGCGCTGCGCCTCGACCGCCTCGAAGCCGCCGTGTCGGGCATGCCGCTGGTGTTGGAAAGCACCTTGCAGCCGGGACGCGCCGAACCCGAACCGCAGGACGACCCGAACGCTTCATGGTGGCGGCGCACATGGGGCAAAACCCTGACCGAGCTGGGCAGGCTGGTGGAAGTGCGCAGGCTCGACAGCAGCGACGCCATGCTGCTCGCGCCCGACCAGGCCTATTTCGTGCGCGAAAACCTGCGCCTGCGCCTACTCGATGCCCGCATCGCCCTGATGCAGCACAACGGCGAAGTGTTCCTGAGCGATTTGAACGCGGCCGAAGCGGCGGTGAAGCAGTATTT is a window encoding:
- the hemC gene encoding hydroxymethylbilane synthase, coding for MNAPAKLVIASRESALAMWQAEHIKGRLKALYPACDITILGMTTRGDQILDRTLSKVGGKGLFVKELEQALADGRADLAVHSVKDVPMELPDGFALAAIGERASPFDALVSNRYNSLAELPEGAVVGTSSLRREAQLRAKYPKLLIKPLRGNVQTRLAKLDNGDYDAIILAAAGLQRLGLDGRIREILSPADSLPAAGQGALGIETAAHRTDLISVLAPLNHPATAACVTAERALARALGGSCQIPLAAYCTEDDGTLTLRGLVGHPDGSVIIRAAAQAPAAYADALGRAVAKRLAEQDAEALIDAVLAEQAQKQD
- a CDS encoding surface-adhesin E family protein codes for the protein MNAKRTLRLAALPALAAFFLAGCPMNNVPQAGGDWHNMGEAGNGNLMLAVDKNSIKRNGALVTFRDRKIVVDMKNERFVNVPAYKTAISTWEMHCTNKTFRLTASTLYDEKGKIISDESYSAIDIRPMAVPPNSLTDEQRKIVCAP
- a CDS encoding DUF2868 domain-containing protein gives rise to the protein MLDSRRQLAELVRLLEESGHLFAADPAPITESLRHSSLGTEERLLRRAELADRDGRLADALQRNRQGVFWLWVVTATALFSAAFSATFVLMDEKGLNFFLILAGVLGTNTVMLAVWLAATVFLRVKTLLPVSSPSTWLRGRDSVNQAVLRLYADEWRKPAVRWRIGAASHSLWLCTLAGMLVCILLLLTVRQYTFNWESTLLDNGALVQTVAALAKLPAALGFPVPDDAAVLQGRLNGNAAHARAWAGLLIGSILCYGILPRLAAWAACTLLLRRAAETLPLDKPYYQNIIRQWQSAVTDADNGGEPAPAPLPDITSDNGAAKWAVMLETEWPDKGWYKNVLGQDWLDQGCADSRDAAAALRERLAAQPVRLLIGIRAHTVPDRGILRQTAALAAAAQGGAIVQLLQQDASGKPLSDGLEALLPQWHAALNSLNLPWLDPPHAAQKQRARTTQKH
- the recQ gene encoding DNA helicase RecQ; translated protein: MSNPRALEILNGVFGYPAFRGSQAEIVDTLAGGQSLLVLMPTGGGKSLCYQIPALMREGVAIVVSPLIALMNDQVANLRAAGVHCAAVHSGTPPDDVRQIAEDIAQGRLKLLYVSPERLVTERFLRFLDHTPVSLFAIDEAHCVSQWGHDFRPEYRRLGLLAERFPNIPRIALTATADAETRADIKHYLKLENAREFVAGFDRPNIYYQVVEKNGGKKQLLQFIKQQPPGQSGIVYCLSRKKVDDTAAFLNENGIPAAAYHAGMGMAQREAAQHRFTHEDGLTIVATVAFGMGIDKPDVRFVAHLDMPQSIEHFYQESGRAGRDGLPAQSWLCYGLNDYALLRERIQTGTGDDFQKQIELQKLDAMFAVCETAACRRAALLRHFGETIEPCGHCDNCLHPPVRFDATENVRKLLSCVYRAGQRFSSGYIINILRGKADQWIRDNRHDTLSTYGIGADLSDKEWRGIIRQCIGLCYLETDAQNYHALRLTEAAVPVLKGSETVMLRPLKRDKAATRSPQDTWLRTEREERLWQALRHWRLERARAEEVPAYVVCGDKTLRDLVEKQPQSRAALHDIYGLGAAKIDKYGDEILAVTAAAQENGRPSETNFAAEPPALSDGLNDTDGNPRAAELAAALRQWRRRQAESENTALHTVCPDDSIDDLSRNPPAETIDLAAVYGLGKVRTERYGADILALCRPFSDGLPPEAERRRKLARRLTQWCAATAAAEGEEDFRILSKIALRAIAAKQPQTLDDLAAIHGMGAEKTARYGSEILQICREEAV
- a CDS encoding NnrS family protein — protein: MTFSKHPVWAMAFRPLYSLTAIYGAISVLLWGFGYQGTSALPGFFWHAHEMIWGYAGGVVVAFLLTAVATWTKQPPVGGGRLILLVSCWLLARLFSFIPQTALLSGLCGTAFYWLAAYYMGQSVFAAKSSRNYIAVAALVLMGITVAAFHTALYMGNSANLQQNLFAGLVMVAGFIGLIGSRIIAFFTSRRLNTPQPASPQWALVAPLALPMLMAALMTARAALPVAALCGIACGILGLVQTVRWWAKGTAKEPLLWTLHAGYAATALGLIVMGIGQWQPQLMSAGVHFVAVGGIGMLTVSMMTRTALGHTGRNLYPAPKPMPTAFLLMLAALLVRVLAAVMLYVNQTGYQHSLRLSAVLFAASLLIYAWRYTPWLLRPRLDGKPG
- a CDS encoding hemerythrin domain-containing protein, which translates into the protein MKRHPALIPLSHEHHHTLALCTRILRHPETDHSADINEHYIDLEKHFVHEETMFAPLWDKLGRDDLRGRFEAEHAELREMHVSPDYTNPAWNVKFATLLRDHARFEERELFPAVETLLPPAE
- a CDS encoding 2,3-diphosphoglycerate-dependent phosphoglycerate mutase produces the protein MELVFIRHGQSQWNAKNLFTGWRDVNLSEQGVAEAQAAGRKLKEQGYRFDLAFTSVLTRAIKTCNIVLEESDQLYVPQIKTWRLNERHYGRLQGLDKKQTAEQYGDEQVRIWRRSYDTLPPLLDADDEFSARKDPRYAHLPADIIPDGENLKTTLERVLPVWHDRIAPAVLSGKRVLVAAHGNSLRALVKHIEGIGDNDIMSVEIPTGQPLVYKLDDQLNVLEKFYL
- a CDS encoding uroporphyrinogen-III synthase gives rise to the protein MPSPIQPPSAMKTLLIVRPPEQAAADLQTCAAVGWRGIVAAPFLIEPDAAALRALPARFQTAAAVFWVSPSAVAAAAPHVDFSDGRIVQIAVGEASRKALQTYCPHPVLAPADGRDSEAVLRMGVWDTLPRGAEILIVRGNGGREWLADGLRRRGFSVSAAEVYFRRPAAIDWPAVAAARPDAAWVASGEAVRGLFAGVPPPFRQMLQSLLYFTHHKRVAEALYAAGAQHIAVIESLDADTLNRYTEQTDERTRNR
- a CDS encoding Rrf2 family transcriptional regulator, translated to MYLTQQTDYALRVLAYAAVNNEDLVNISSIAEVYGISKSHLMKVVTALVKGGFLESVRGKGGGLRLRRRSELIRIGDVVRHMEPMKLVECMGAGNQCLLTSCCLLTAVLNDAGKAFLDHLDKFTLSDLINKPTFDMLYTPKITLAAASA
- a CDS encoding DUF456 domain-containing protein, giving the protein MTVFLIILGIAALIAGLFGTVYPALPGLILMFAGAWLLGYADGYQTIGGGTITAVGILAAIGTATDYVAGVLGAKFTGASREALWGSFFGGIAGAFFGIPGLLLGPLLGAAAGEFAARREALRAGKVGLGAFVGFIVGTAAKIGCAAAIVLTLLGVWLYGLF